The following proteins are encoded in a genomic region of Brachypodium distachyon strain Bd21 chromosome 1, Brachypodium_distachyon_v3.0, whole genome shotgun sequence:
- the LOC104581917 gene encoding ubiquitin carboxyl-terminal hydrolase MINDY-1-like has product MAEYKIVNIKSDGKTKKIVCDHPDGTFPLVAVINYLSLHRNLCIENNWEQLIYEKDLLETIQNLLDSVDGWSPEDNTSWNQESTVLPMLATQIDLDPYLNSIDGFGTTAAVLEIIKVLDIPLFHGCLMDPKKASALHGCAYSSILELCTIEPLPGAKATDLEQWLLIREFVEMTDKQLNSYGISCIRDHMILNNQKFAVLYRNGEFKLLGLHHGIIHILQTEAGDFENVEFDRLCVWKTLFDEDGIAVTGNLRAVDDENTKD; this is encoded by the exons ATGGCTGAGTATAAGATAGTAAATATCAAATCAGAtggaaagacaaaaaaaattgtctgTGACCATCCTGACGGGACATTCCCACTTGTTGCAGTGATCAATTACCTCAGTTTGCATCGGAATCTCTGCATTGAGAACAATTGGGAGCAATTAATTTATGAGAAAGATCTTCTCGAAACAATTCAGAATTTATTGGATTCAGTTGATGGATGGAGTCCTGAGGACAATACGAGCTGGAATCAAGAGTCAACTGTACTACCAATGTTAGCAACACAAATCGATCTGGATCCGTACTTGAACAG CATTGATGGGTTTGGCACAACAGCAGCAGTGTTAGAAATTATCAAGGTCTTGGATATTCCACTTTTTCATGGTTGTCTTATG GATCCTAAGAAAGCAAGTGCCCTTCATGGGTGTGCATATTCAAGCATTCTTGAATTGTGTACGATAGAACCGTTACCTGGAGCTAAAGCTACTGATTTAGAACAat GGTTGTTGATTAGAGAATTTGTGGAGATGACAGATAAACAATTGAACTCTTATGG GATCTCATGTATCCGTGACCACATGATTCTAAACAACCAGAAGTTTGCCGTTTTATACAGAAACGGAGAGTTTAAGCTGCTGGGCTTG CATCATGGAATTATTCATATTTTGCAAACTGAAGCTGGTGACTTCGAGAATGTTGAGTTCGATAGACTTTGTgtatggaagacattgt TTGATGAAGATGGAATTGCTGTGACAGGCAATCTTCGTGCAGTTGATGATGAAAATACGAAGGAT